The following proteins are encoded in a genomic region of Sorangiineae bacterium MSr12523:
- a CDS encoding ABC transporter substrate-binding protein: MRALGVALGVLLAAGVAEAHAQTCTRPTDPAGYAGYAYGAAAVAHFDEARTRIWYTTEGEHRVHAASTRPDGVPDEVARAAAVTQDALDRYAGMGFRAPPPDEDTACGSNGGDGRLDVYLVHFTGADGTAVPERCVGRQCASFILAESQLGERYPTAEIGIRTVLPHEVFHTVQNAYDAQMDRFWAEGTAQWAAKTLDPTLTDLESFLPAFFREPSRSLDLPPGGASAAYLYGSAIWPVYLTETRGNDIVRTILEAEGADGSPALKATDTVLRPSSLATEFTRFAVWNTATGTRAMNAGYRDAKKYPMSSVPDFPAEGSVRRATAGLASFYYRLKVDAAKLLAFEADPTRTAATLVPLEDGIARIDRTTALSTTIPTRVEAESILVVSGVTTNKTDATFALTLSTPPPIETPPPPDPGSSSNSSSGGCSVSSHESSSSGSFALILALALFAAACGRTSSAKPTQAARIVSVGGPVTETVFLLGAGEQVVGTDTSSVHPDKANQLPRVGYQRTLGAEGVLSLTPTLVIAAEEAGPPAALEQIRGAGVRLEIIPSEPSVAAARARIEKVGQLLGRDTKQALGDFDADIGRAGALVAKATSHPKVLALYARGQNLLHVFGAHSAADSMVRLAGGINAVSGFDGSKPMAPEAMVEAAPDIILVPARGLESLGGAEGLAKVSGIAQTPAAKEKHFVAMDDLLLLGFGPRTGQAIRELARKIHPELASEPD; encoded by the coding sequence ATGCGGGCCCTCGGCGTTGCGCTCGGCGTGCTTCTCGCGGCGGGCGTCGCCGAGGCCCATGCGCAGACCTGCACGCGTCCCACCGACCCTGCCGGTTACGCCGGCTACGCGTATGGCGCCGCGGCCGTCGCGCACTTCGATGAAGCGCGCACGCGCATCTGGTACACGACGGAGGGCGAGCATCGCGTCCATGCGGCGAGCACGCGCCCCGATGGAGTGCCCGACGAGGTAGCCCGCGCCGCAGCGGTGACGCAAGATGCGCTCGATCGCTACGCGGGTATGGGATTTCGCGCGCCGCCGCCCGACGAAGACACCGCGTGCGGTTCCAACGGCGGCGACGGCCGGCTCGATGTGTACCTCGTGCATTTCACGGGGGCTGACGGCACCGCGGTGCCGGAGCGGTGCGTGGGACGGCAGTGTGCGAGCTTCATCCTGGCCGAGAGCCAACTCGGGGAGAGGTACCCCACGGCCGAAATAGGCATCCGCACCGTGCTCCCGCACGAGGTGTTTCACACCGTGCAGAACGCCTACGACGCGCAGATGGATCGCTTCTGGGCCGAGGGGACTGCGCAGTGGGCGGCAAAGACACTGGATCCCACGCTCACCGATCTGGAGTCGTTTCTGCCGGCGTTCTTTCGCGAGCCATCGCGCTCCCTCGATCTTCCGCCGGGCGGGGCGTCCGCCGCGTATCTTTATGGCAGCGCGATCTGGCCGGTGTACCTGACGGAGACACGCGGCAACGACATCGTGCGCACCATTTTGGAGGCCGAAGGTGCCGATGGCAGCCCGGCCTTGAAGGCGACGGATACCGTCCTGCGCCCATCGAGCCTCGCCACTGAGTTTACGCGCTTTGCCGTTTGGAACACGGCGACGGGAACACGTGCCATGAACGCTGGATACCGTGATGCCAAGAAGTACCCCATGTCGAGCGTGCCGGATTTCCCGGCCGAGGGCAGTGTGCGACGTGCCACGGCAGGCCTCGCGTCCTTCTATTATCGATTGAAGGTCGACGCGGCGAAGCTTCTCGCCTTCGAGGCGGATCCCACGCGCACGGCCGCAACACTCGTTCCGCTCGAGGACGGGATCGCGCGCATCGATCGCACGACAGCGCTTTCGACGACGATTCCGACGCGCGTCGAGGCCGAATCCATCCTCGTCGTCAGCGGCGTGACCACGAACAAAACCGATGCAACCTTTGCGCTCACGTTGAGCACACCTCCGCCGATCGAAACCCCTCCGCCGCCAGACCCGGGTTCGAGCTCCAACTCGAGCTCGGGCGGCTGTTCCGTCTCATCGCACGAGAGCTCGAGCAGCGGCTCCTTCGCCCTCATCCTCGCGCTTGCGCTCTTCGCGGCCGCGTGCGGTCGCACCTCGTCCGCCAAACCAACGCAAGCGGCGCGCATCGTTTCCGTCGGTGGACCGGTCACCGAGACCGTCTTTCTCCTCGGCGCGGGCGAGCAGGTCGTCGGCACCGACACCTCCAGCGTGCACCCCGACAAAGCCAATCAGCTTCCGCGCGTCGGCTACCAACGCACCCTCGGCGCCGAGGGCGTCTTGAGCCTTACCCCCACCCTGGTCATCGCCGCCGAAGAAGCCGGCCCGCCTGCCGCACTCGAGCAGATCCGCGGCGCCGGCGTGCGCCTCGAGATCATTCCCTCGGAGCCATCGGTCGCGGCGGCACGGGCGCGCATCGAAAAGGTGGGGCAGCTCCTCGGCCGCGACACGAAGCAGGCCCTCGGCGACTTCGACGCGGACATCGGCCGCGCCGGCGCACTGGTTGCCAAGGCAACATCGCACCCCAAGGTGCTAGCCCTCTATGCGCGCGGCCAGAATCTGCTGCACGTGTTCGGCGCACACTCCGCCGCCGACTCGATGGTGCGCCTCGCCGGCGGCATCAACGCGGTCAGCGGATTCGATGGCTCGAAACCCATGGCCCCCGAGGCGATGGTCGAGGCGGCGCCCGACATCATCCTCGTCCCCGCGCGCGGATTGGAAAGCCTGGGCGGCGCCGAGGGCCTCGCCAAGGTATCCGGCATCGCACAAACCCCCGCGGCGAAAGAGAAGCACTTCGTCGCCATGGATGACCTGCTCCTGCTCGGCTTCGGTCCGCGCACGGGGCAGGCCATCCGGGAGCTCGCGCGAAAGATTCATCCCGAGCTCGCGTCGGAACCCGACTGA
- a CDS encoding iron ABC transporter permease has protein sequence MLLPAALPLPQPRTRRRLILPGLIALLAASAILAAALGGVPLPPLEIAALLASKAGIALPVETTQEHTAIFFAIRLPRVVLGVLVGSGLGMAGAAMQGVFRNPLADPGLLGISSGGALGAVAAIVLGAHWAQAIAPWISAPHMLPVAAFLGALGAAWLVERLARVEGRIVVSMFLLAGIAVAALCAALTGLLTFTATDAQLRTILFWTLGSLGGATWKTVLATALFLAAPVALLPRFARALNALLLGESEARNLGVAADRVKKVTTVLIALAVGTSVAVSGVVGFIGLIVPHVVRLTAGPDHRVLLPGSALLGASLVLWADALARTAVLPAELPLGIVTASVGAPCFIALLVRERGRLG, from the coding sequence ATGCTCCTGCCGGCCGCGCTTCCGCTTCCGCAACCCCGCACGCGACGGCGGCTGATCCTCCCCGGCCTGATCGCGCTTCTCGCCGCATCGGCCATTCTCGCCGCGGCCCTCGGGGGCGTGCCGCTGCCGCCGCTCGAAATCGCTGCACTCCTCGCCAGCAAGGCCGGCATCGCACTGCCCGTGGAAACGACGCAGGAGCACACCGCGATCTTCTTCGCCATCCGCTTGCCACGCGTCGTGCTGGGCGTGCTCGTTGGCTCGGGGCTCGGCATGGCGGGTGCGGCCATGCAGGGCGTCTTTCGCAATCCGCTGGCCGATCCGGGCCTGCTCGGCATCTCCAGCGGTGGTGCGCTGGGGGCCGTCGCCGCCATCGTGCTCGGCGCGCACTGGGCGCAAGCCATCGCGCCGTGGATCTCTGCACCGCACATGCTGCCGGTGGCCGCCTTCCTCGGTGCGCTCGGCGCGGCATGGCTCGTGGAGCGCCTCGCCCGCGTCGAAGGCCGCATCGTCGTATCCATGTTTCTTCTCGCGGGCATCGCCGTCGCCGCACTATGTGCCGCGCTCACGGGCCTTCTCACCTTCACCGCCACCGATGCGCAGCTTCGCACGATTCTCTTTTGGACCCTGGGAAGCCTCGGCGGCGCCACTTGGAAGACCGTCCTCGCGACGGCGTTGTTTCTCGCCGCCCCCGTCGCACTGCTGCCGCGCTTTGCACGCGCGCTCAACGCGCTCTTGCTCGGCGAATCGGAGGCACGAAACCTCGGCGTCGCCGCCGACCGCGTGAAGAAGGTCACCACCGTGCTCATCGCGCTCGCCGTGGGCACCTCCGTCGCGGTCTCCGGCGTGGTCGGATTCATCGGCCTCATCGTCCCACACGTCGTGCGGCTCACCGCAGGCCCCGATCATCGCGTGCTCCTCCCAGGCTCCGCGCTCCTGGGCGCCAGCTTGGTTCTCTGGGCCGACGCCCTTGCGCGAACCGCCGTGTTGCCCGCCGAGCTTCCGTTGGGCATCGTCACGGCATCCGTCGGCGCGCCCTGTTTCATCGCACTGCTCGTGCGCGAACGCGGGAGGCTCGGATGA
- a CDS encoding heme ABC transporter ATP-binding protein has translation MIEARNVSFRAGAIPLVNEVSLAAKPGEVVAIVGPNGAGKSTLLKMLSGELTPSSGEVRMGDRPLAEWSVHDRARVRAVLSQHEDLRFAFTGFDVVLLGRSPHIAGTESMRDTAIARLAMSATDTLAFEERTYVTLSGGERQRIQLARALAQIWEAPEGQHRVLLLDEPTNSLDLHHQHAVLHWARKMAADGVAVVAVLHDLNLAAQSADRIAVLRAGRRVAEGPPGDVLTAELVREVFSVEAMVLPHPELDCPLIVTRSASSEVRS, from the coding sequence ATGATCGAGGCACGCAACGTCAGCTTTCGCGCCGGCGCGATCCCTCTCGTGAACGAGGTGTCGCTCGCCGCCAAACCCGGCGAGGTCGTCGCCATCGTCGGCCCCAACGGTGCCGGCAAATCGACCTTGCTCAAGATGCTCTCCGGCGAGCTCACCCCATCGTCGGGCGAGGTCCGCATGGGCGACCGCCCCCTCGCCGAATGGTCCGTGCACGACCGCGCGCGGGTGCGGGCCGTCCTTTCGCAGCACGAAGACCTTCGCTTCGCCTTTACCGGATTCGACGTGGTGCTGCTCGGGCGCTCGCCCCATATCGCGGGCACCGAATCGATGCGCGACACCGCCATCGCGCGATTGGCCATGTCCGCAACGGACACGCTCGCCTTCGAAGAGCGAACCTACGTCACCCTTTCCGGCGGCGAGCGCCAGCGCATCCAGCTCGCGCGCGCCCTGGCCCAAATCTGGGAGGCACCCGAAGGGCAACACCGAGTGCTTCTTTTGGACGAGCCGACGAACAGCCTCGATTTGCATCACCAACACGCCGTGTTGCACTGGGCGCGAAAGATGGCGGCAGACGGAGTGGCCGTCGTCGCCGTGCTCCACGATTTGAATCTCGCCGCACAATCCGCCGATCGCATTGCCGTCCTTCGCGCCGGCCGCCGCGTGGCCGAGGGCCCGCCGGGCGACGTGCTCACGGCGGAATTGGTGCGCGAGGTCTTCTCCGTCGAGGCGATGGTGCTCCCGCACCCCGAGCTCGACTGTCCTCTCATTGTCACGCGTTCCGCATCATCGGAGGTCCGGTCATGA
- a CDS encoding hemin-degrading factor, producing the protein MNQNDLYERWLDLRASEKRLFALDAANKLNVTECELVASACTAPSGSSGPIAVRLEVPDWVAFVSALPKLGLVKAITRNQPAVIEVEGNYDRIEFFGAHGQSLGTIDLRIFLRVWRYAFFVREETSRGTSESLQIFDETGRAIHKIYLRAESDRTAFLELIETYRAKSSAALELAPPAQVRPVRPDAEIDVDGLRQAWLAMTDTHEFFGLLQRFSVARTQALRLAGSDLAYPVERDSLERILQSAAASGLSIMVFVGNAGIIQIYSGAITKVVPTGPWINVLDPTFNLHVQRDLIDSAWVVRKPTKDGNVTSLELYTREGEQIALLVGLRKPGQTENPAWRSAVEALPAALNQNVTSLT; encoded by the coding sequence ATGAATCAAAACGATTTGTACGAGCGGTGGCTTGATCTTCGGGCCTCCGAGAAACGACTGTTCGCGCTCGATGCCGCGAACAAATTGAATGTCACCGAATGCGAGCTCGTCGCCTCGGCGTGCACGGCCCCGTCGGGCTCGTCGGGCCCTATCGCCGTACGCCTCGAGGTGCCCGATTGGGTTGCCTTCGTATCCGCCCTCCCCAAGTTGGGACTCGTCAAAGCCATTACGCGCAATCAACCCGCGGTCATCGAAGTGGAGGGCAACTACGATCGCATCGAGTTCTTCGGCGCCCATGGCCAGAGCCTCGGCACCATTGACTTGCGCATCTTCCTTCGCGTCTGGCGATACGCGTTTTTCGTGCGCGAAGAGACATCGCGCGGCACCTCGGAAAGCCTGCAGATTTTCGACGAGACCGGCCGAGCCATCCACAAGATCTACCTTCGCGCCGAAAGTGACCGAACGGCCTTCCTCGAGCTGATCGAGACGTACCGCGCGAAGTCCAGCGCGGCCTTGGAGCTCGCGCCGCCCGCGCAAGTTCGACCGGTCCGTCCCGACGCGGAAATCGATGTCGATGGGCTTCGGCAAGCCTGGCTTGCCATGACCGACACGCACGAGTTCTTCGGACTTTTGCAGCGATTCAGCGTTGCCCGAACGCAAGCGCTCCGGCTGGCAGGCTCCGATTTGGCCTATCCGGTGGAGCGCGACAGCCTCGAGCGGATCCTGCAGAGCGCGGCGGCGTCGGGCCTATCGATCATGGTGTTCGTCGGCAACGCGGGAATCATTCAGATTTACTCCGGCGCCATCACCAAGGTCGTTCCGACCGGACCGTGGATCAACGTGCTCGACCCGACGTTCAACCTGCACGTCCAGCGCGATTTAATCGATTCAGCCTGGGTCGTGCGCAAGCCCACCAAAGACGGGAACGTCACATCGCTCGAGCTCTACACGCGCGAAGGTGAGCAGATTGCACTGCTCGTTGGGCTTCGAAAGCCAGGTCAAACGGAGAACCCCGCTTGGCGCAGCGCAGTGGAAGCACTCCCGGCCGCGCTAAACCAAAATGTTACTTCTTTGACCTAA